One Cohnella candidum genomic region harbors:
- a CDS encoding VUT family protein, with product MLKTVLVLLYLLAIVMANVITANNDPVLWGKLIIPAGSFLIGATFILRDLVQNTIGRKLTYGAIGAAMVLSAVSSYLLGDTLWIVAASTITFLFSETADTEIYSRLRLPMSLRVLYSGLVGGMFDSVIFVVIGLSPIGAGFLPWDLVGYAIAGQIVVKVGMQCIGALIVQLMPKPRVTAKA from the coding sequence ATGTTGAAAACGGTGCTGGTTCTGCTGTATCTGCTGGCGATCGTGATGGCGAACGTCATTACGGCGAACAACGATCCTGTCCTGTGGGGCAAATTGATCATCCCGGCGGGCTCGTTCCTGATCGGGGCGACGTTCATTCTGAGAGACTTGGTGCAGAACACGATCGGACGCAAACTCACGTACGGCGCGATCGGAGCGGCGATGGTCCTGTCGGCGGTCTCGTCGTATTTGCTCGGCGATACGCTGTGGATCGTGGCGGCGTCCACGATCACGTTCTTGTTCTCGGAGACGGCCGATACGGAGATTTACTCCAGGCTGCGGCTTCCGATGTCGCTGAGGGTGCTGTACAGCGGTCTCGTCGGCGGCATGTTCGACAGCGTCATCTTCGTCGTCATCGGCTTGTCGCCGATCGGCGCGGGCTTCCTGCCGTGGGATTTGGTCGGCTACGCGATCGCGGGGCAGATCGTCGTCAAAGTCGGGATGCAATGCATCGGCGCGCTCATCGTGCAGCTCATGCCGAAGCCGCGCGTTACGGCGAAAGCTTGA
- a CDS encoding WD40/YVTN/BNR-like repeat-containing protein: protein MGKLRRSHTLLLLCSILLIGAAGCSAGNNGASPSGSSPVSSPAASPAASPNESASAAPTSASPPADSADPGTDSTKTGKVTAVRLANPMIGWAGGDGWIAGTADGGAHWSIQLRPQNVVHQIFALNKDKAWASLASGDHKSVKLVRTTDGGKHWEDGGTVPNDSFFHFVSDLEAFSGDAHTTDGGKTWTPMTTPGKTVGDVYFHDAKNGWAVTNGQHGFSIRKTSDGGKTWTTVLSKDSDVPPTNSVIRSAGKNDAWVEVVGGSGMSQTSYSLFHTRDGGKSWQPVLANSGAGSGPAPGFTMDEKKVPRNGGNSPGTLYVASPDVAFMGGQCQACDKPNRLGKTTDGGETWVNLKPEYSGFDVQQIAAADADHVWWINTDGQEPSKMYVTSDGGANWKLVHTFDKPSA from the coding sequence ATGGGAAAACTGAGACGATCGCATACCCTCCTGCTGCTTTGCTCGATTCTGCTAATCGGCGCCGCCGGCTGTTCCGCCGGCAACAACGGAGCCTCGCCGTCCGGCAGCTCACCGGTGTCGTCGCCGGCCGCGTCGCCCGCCGCATCGCCGAACGAATCGGCATCCGCCGCGCCAACGTCCGCCAGCCCGCCTGCCGATTCGGCGGATCCGGGTACCGATTCGACGAAGACGGGCAAGGTCACGGCGGTCCGGCTGGCGAATCCGATGATCGGCTGGGCGGGCGGCGACGGATGGATCGCCGGAACGGCCGACGGCGGCGCACATTGGAGCATCCAGCTTCGGCCTCAGAACGTCGTGCATCAGATTTTCGCCCTGAATAAGGACAAAGCGTGGGCATCGCTGGCCAGCGGGGATCACAAGAGCGTGAAGCTGGTCCGTACAACTGACGGAGGCAAACACTGGGAAGATGGCGGAACGGTGCCGAACGACTCGTTTTTCCACTTCGTATCGGACCTCGAGGCGTTCAGCGGCGACGCCCATACGACCGACGGCGGCAAAACTTGGACCCCTATGACGACGCCGGGCAAGACGGTCGGGGACGTCTACTTCCACGACGCCAAGAACGGATGGGCGGTCACGAACGGGCAGCACGGATTCTCGATCCGCAAGACGTCGGACGGCGGCAAAACGTGGACGACCGTACTGTCGAAAGACTCCGACGTCCCGCCGACGAATTCGGTGATCCGGTCGGCGGGCAAAAACGACGCCTGGGTCGAAGTGGTGGGCGGTTCGGGCATGTCCCAAACCTCCTACTCGCTGTTCCATACCCGCGACGGCGGCAAGAGCTGGCAGCCGGTCCTCGCCAACTCCGGCGCGGGCTCCGGTCCGGCCCCGGGCTTCACGATGGATGAGAAAAAGGTGCCCCGTAACGGCGGAAACTCCCCCGGCACGCTGTATGTCGCGAGCCCGGACGTCGCCTTCATGGGCGGCCAATGCCAAGCTTGCGACAAACCGAACCGGCTCGGCAAAACGACGGACGGCGGCGAAACCTGGGTCAACCTGAAGCCGGAGTATTCCGGCTTCGACGTCCAACAGATCGCCGCGGCGGACGCCGATCACGTCTGGTGGATCAACACGGACGGCCAAGAACCTTCGAAAATGTACGTGACTTCGGACGGCGGCGCGAATTGGAAGCTCGTTCATACGTTCGACAAACCCTCCGCCTAA
- a CDS encoding ROK family protein, whose protein sequence is MATERAYAGIDLGGTKILAVIVDPEGTVLASEEQPTLAAEGPESVMARMADMVRRLIAASGREVSALGVATAGTLDPETGTVLFAGNLGWTRVPLGQTLERELGLKVRVENDANAAAYGEWKAGAGRGTRHCVFVTVSTGIGGGLICDGRLVRGLTASAGEIGHITIDWNGPVCGCGNVGCMELYASGTAIGKAGSAAAAADPAAGRAMLDLAGGEASRITSREVAAAAAGGDPLASKLLRDAGRALGVGLASVVHLANPELIILGGGASKIGAPLLQPMEEALRRHVIPSLGENVRIVPPQLGVPAGAIGAALITE, encoded by the coding sequence ATGGCAACGGAACGGGCATATGCCGGGATTGATTTGGGCGGGACGAAAATATTGGCGGTTATCGTGGACCCGGAAGGAACGGTGTTGGCTTCCGAAGAGCAGCCGACGCTCGCCGCCGAGGGACCGGAGAGCGTGATGGCGAGAATGGCGGACATGGTCCGGCGGCTGATCGCCGCCAGCGGCCGAGAAGTGTCGGCGCTGGGCGTGGCGACGGCGGGCACGCTCGATCCGGAAACGGGGACCGTTCTGTTCGCGGGGAATTTGGGGTGGACCCGCGTGCCGCTCGGGCAGACGCTGGAGCGCGAGCTTGGCCTGAAGGTACGGGTCGAAAACGACGCCAACGCCGCGGCTTACGGGGAGTGGAAAGCGGGAGCCGGCAGGGGCACGCGCCATTGCGTGTTCGTCACCGTCTCAACGGGCATCGGCGGGGGGTTGATTTGCGACGGCCGTTTGGTCCGGGGGCTCACGGCGAGCGCCGGAGAGATCGGGCATATCACGATCGATTGGAATGGACCGGTATGCGGCTGCGGCAACGTCGGCTGCATGGAACTGTATGCTTCCGGGACGGCTATCGGCAAGGCCGGCTCGGCGGCTGCCGCGGCGGATCCCGCCGCCGGACGCGCAATGCTGGATTTGGCGGGCGGCGAGGCTTCCCGCATCACGTCCCGGGAAGTGGCGGCTGCCGCGGCAGGCGGCGACCCGCTGGCTTCGAAGCTGCTGCGGGATGCCGGCAGGGCGCTCGGCGTCGGTCTGGCCAGCGTCGTTCATTTGGCCAATCCCGAGTTGATCATTCTGGGCGGAGGCGCATCCAAGATCGGAGCACCTCTGCTGCAGCCGATGGAAGAAGCGCTTCGGCGCCACGTGATCCCGTCGCTGGGCGAGAACGTGCGCATCGTGCCTCCGCAGCTGGGGGTTCCGGCGGGCGCGATCGGCGCGGCTTTGATTACGGAGTAA
- a CDS encoding MFS transporter produces MSSIADSRKATLVTVTVLPVLLAVSLVHLLNDSMQAVVPAMFTILEESLHLTYTQVGWILFALNMTSSVMQPVVGSYTDRRSSPYMMPFGMGLSLLGMVGIAYAPNFWYVLLAVVFIGLGSAIFHPEGSRIVYLAAGGRRGFAQSVYQVGGNAGSSLAPLMTVYIFAPLGQIGAAWGTILAALAIAVLLVLAPWYKKRLADWEELKAQRRASSKPGVLPGQETSHPRVKFAMGLLIFLVFARSWYHASISSFYQFFLKNDYGLTTEQAQIPLFLFLAAGVVGTFFGGVMADRFGMKNTIVFSIAGGAPLALALPYLPLFWVYPLITVLGFIILSGFSVTVVYAQFLMPSKVGMASGLTTGLAFGMGAIGAVALGKASDLFGLTDVMRFCSFLPLVGLLAILLPSDRETRKAS; encoded by the coding sequence TTGTCGTCAATCGCGGATTCTCGCAAAGCAACGCTCGTTACGGTTACCGTATTGCCGGTGCTGCTCGCCGTCAGTCTCGTTCACCTGCTGAACGATTCCATGCAGGCCGTCGTGCCCGCCATGTTCACCATTTTGGAAGAATCGCTGCACTTGACCTACACCCAGGTCGGCTGGATCCTGTTCGCGCTCAACATGACCTCTTCCGTCATGCAGCCCGTCGTCGGGTCCTATACCGACCGCCGGTCATCCCCCTATATGATGCCGTTCGGCATGGGATTGAGCCTGCTTGGAATGGTCGGCATCGCCTATGCTCCGAACTTCTGGTACGTGCTGCTGGCGGTCGTGTTCATCGGCCTGGGATCCGCCATATTCCATCCTGAAGGCTCGCGGATCGTCTATCTCGCGGCCGGAGGGCGGCGGGGTTTCGCCCAGTCCGTCTACCAAGTCGGGGGCAATGCGGGAAGTTCGCTGGCTCCGCTGATGACGGTGTACATTTTCGCCCCGCTCGGACAGATCGGCGCGGCTTGGGGGACGATTCTGGCTGCGCTGGCGATCGCGGTGCTGCTGGTCCTTGCGCCGTGGTACAAGAAGCGGTTGGCCGATTGGGAAGAACTCAAGGCGCAGCGCCGTGCCTCCTCGAAGCCGGGCGTTCTGCCGGGGCAGGAAACCAGCCATCCGCGCGTGAAATTCGCCATGGGATTGCTCATCTTCCTCGTGTTCGCGCGATCCTGGTACCATGCTTCGATCAGCAGCTTTTATCAGTTTTTCTTGAAAAACGATTATGGGCTGACGACCGAACAAGCGCAAATCCCGCTTTTCCTGTTCCTGGCGGCGGGCGTGGTCGGCACCTTCTTCGGAGGCGTCATGGCCGACCGGTTCGGCATGAAGAATACGATCGTCTTCTCGATCGCCGGGGGTGCTCCGCTCGCTCTCGCGCTTCCCTATTTGCCGCTGTTTTGGGTTTATCCGCTCATCACGGTGCTCGGATTCATCATTCTTTCGGGGTTCTCCGTCACCGTCGTCTACGCGCAATTCCTCATGCCTTCCAAAGTCGGCATGGCTTCCGGTTTGACCACGGGACTCGCGTTCGGCATGGGCGCGATCGGCGCCGTCGCCTTGGGTAAAGCATCCGACTTGTTCGGACTGACGGACGTCATGCGATTCTGCAGTTTTCTGCCGCTTGTTGGGTTGCTAGCCATACTGCTTCCTTCCGATCGGGAAACGCGCAAGGCGAGCTGA
- a CDS encoding sugar-binding protein, with product MKKWVSVLLGAVVAFATPVSAFATDKNDDAKSQVVLAAKEDATISIDGKVDPVWAFALRAPFDDAKSGLTGHYRLMWDEDNLYGLVELHGAAKAWKDTYKPIMFSLWFNGDDQNATVKSDGYLVLTWPDMKVYDNGLHLGWFKPGKLVKSYAIVGDDVVLEFKLPWENANGVKLNSNSTFGLNLDFVQLQAAIDANGTIQFPILTDAIINASKPTVFSVTPMKWLATTIGAGVDLPGTGTGGSTGGSTGGNTGGNTGGSTGGDTGTGSNTGGSTGGSTGGSTGGSTGGSTGGSTGGSTGGSTGGSTGGNTGGGTAVGGVTDEGVIPGGMPQTGGGGASEWTD from the coding sequence ATGAAAAAGTGGGTTTCTGTGCTGCTTGGTGCCGTCGTCGCGTTCGCTACGCCCGTAAGCGCTTTTGCGACGGATAAGAATGACGACGCCAAATCTCAGGTCGTCCTGGCCGCCAAAGAGGACGCGACGATCTCGATCGACGGCAAAGTCGATCCGGTCTGGGCATTCGCGCTGCGTGCCCCGTTCGACGATGCGAAATCGGGACTGACCGGACACTACCGCCTGATGTGGGACGAGGATAATCTGTACGGTTTGGTGGAACTGCACGGAGCCGCCAAAGCTTGGAAGGACACTTACAAGCCGATCATGTTCTCTCTCTGGTTCAACGGCGACGACCAGAACGCCACGGTCAAATCGGACGGGTACCTCGTTCTGACTTGGCCGGACATGAAGGTGTACGACAACGGCCTGCATCTCGGATGGTTCAAGCCGGGCAAGCTCGTGAAGTCTTACGCCATCGTAGGCGACGACGTCGTGCTGGAGTTCAAGCTTCCTTGGGAAAACGCCAACGGCGTGAAGTTGAACAGCAACTCGACGTTCGGCCTGAATCTGGATTTCGTCCAGCTGCAAGCCGCGATCGACGCTAACGGCACGATCCAATTCCCGATCCTCACGGATGCCATCATCAATGCCAGCAAACCCACTGTATTCTCCGTCACTCCGATGAAATGGCTGGCCACGACGATCGGCGCAGGCGTTGATCTGCCGGGTACGGGCACGGGCGGCAGCACCGGCGGTAGCACGGGCGGCAACACTGGCGGCAACACGGGTGGAAGCACCGGCGGCGACACCGGCACGGGCAGCAACACCGGCGGCAGCACGGGTGGAAGCACGGGCGGAAGCACCGGCGGAAGCACCGGCGGCAGCACGGGTGGAAGCACCGGCGGCAGCACGGGTGGAAGCACCGGCGGCAGCACCGGCGGTAACACTGGCGGCGGCACGGCCGTCGGCGGCGTAACGGACGAAGGCGTCATTCCGGGCGGCATGCCGCAAACGGGCGGCGGCGGCGCGAGCGAGTGGACGGACTGA
- a CDS encoding class F sortase produces MDGLSNMRKLFLIPIVCSLLIAGCGGEKKEPQASISTESVEPAASPAAETGSETPSLPSSDPAASPSQSASPSTSASPSASDSPSPSVSPSASPSQPAAKPQTEPKAEQTVEGIVPSEIDIPDIGVDADVISLGLTKDGAMDVPSDADDVGWFKPGYRPGIPGHAVVAGHVDSKTGPAVFYKLKTLKKGSKIILRSKKGEEMVFRVVGSEKYPYNDAPLEKIFGPSDKPLLNLITCTGLFSRSKGTHQERLVVTAELVPPSAA; encoded by the coding sequence GTGGACGGACTGAGCAACATGCGCAAACTCTTTCTGATTCCGATCGTATGCTCGCTGCTGATAGCCGGCTGCGGCGGGGAAAAGAAAGAGCCGCAAGCCAGCATCTCTACGGAGAGCGTCGAACCAGCGGCATCTCCGGCGGCCGAGACGGGGTCTGAGACCCCGTCCCTGCCGAGCTCGGATCCGGCAGCTTCCCCGTCCCAGTCTGCGTCCCCGTCTACGTCTGCATCTCCTTCTGCATCTGATTCTCCGTCTCCGTCCGTGTCTCCGTCAGCAAGCCCGTCCCAACCGGCGGCGAAGCCCCAGACAGAGCCCAAGGCGGAACAGACGGTCGAAGGAATCGTGCCGTCGGAAATCGATATCCCGGATATCGGAGTGGACGCGGACGTGATCTCCCTTGGTTTAACCAAGGACGGAGCCATGGACGTTCCCTCGGACGCGGACGATGTCGGTTGGTTTAAGCCGGGTTACCGTCCCGGCATCCCGGGGCACGCGGTCGTCGCGGGCCATGTGGATTCCAAAACGGGACCTGCCGTATTCTATAAGCTGAAAACGCTGAAGAAGGGCAGCAAAATCATTTTGCGGAGCAAGAAAGGCGAAGAGATGGTGTTCCGCGTCGTGGGCTCGGAGAAGTACCCTTACAACGACGCCCCGCTCGAGAAAATTTTCGGGCCTTCGGACAAGCCTCTGCTGAACCTGATTACTTGCACCGGCCTGTTCAGCCGTTCGAAAGGGACGCACCAGGAAAGGCTCGTTGTGACGGCCGAACTGGTTCCTCCATCGGCTGCCTGA
- a CDS encoding AraC family transcriptional regulator — MQEYDYEFAQFLYYTPGYIEKEGQLWPVRAGRSIAKPHYKVGPKRIECYSLHFVHEGIVRFEFDDGKWIDLRRGDLFCLFPGRTYHYRQVPSENPLRLSWLALNGNRVKPLLELSGLTPGKPFLKTVPPAVWDSAERVIQALSDGERWTPATAMKLQTSICGLFSDFISDSALHDAVEPSGWIHECMDFMELHATEGITVQQVAAFAGVHRSYFTSVFTGQVGMTPQRYIQKIRMEKAERLLKETGATVTEIAMSLGYPNLYAFTRAFSVYHKVSPVAFRAAGSE; from the coding sequence CTGCAGGAATACGACTATGAGTTCGCGCAATTCCTCTACTATACGCCCGGATATATCGAGAAAGAAGGGCAGCTGTGGCCCGTGCGCGCCGGCCGGAGCATCGCCAAACCCCACTACAAGGTCGGACCGAAAAGGATCGAATGTTACAGCCTTCATTTCGTCCATGAAGGAATCGTCCGATTTGAATTTGACGACGGCAAATGGATCGACCTGCGGCGAGGGGACCTGTTTTGCTTGTTCCCCGGACGAACTTACCACTATCGCCAGGTGCCTTCGGAAAATCCTCTCCGATTGAGCTGGCTCGCTTTGAACGGCAACAGGGTCAAACCTTTATTGGAGCTCTCCGGACTGACGCCGGGAAAGCCGTTTCTTAAAACGGTTCCCCCTGCGGTTTGGGATTCGGCCGAACGGGTCATTCAAGCGCTATCCGACGGAGAACGGTGGACGCCGGCCACTGCCATGAAGCTGCAGACGTCGATTTGCGGTTTGTTCTCCGACTTCATTTCGGATTCTGCACTCCATGATGCAGTCGAGCCTTCCGGATGGATCCACGAATGCATGGATTTCATGGAGCTTCACGCTACCGAGGGGATAACCGTTCAGCAAGTCGCGGCTTTCGCGGGCGTGCACCGTTCCTACTTTACCAGCGTGTTTACAGGTCAAGTCGGCATGACGCCCCAGAGATACATCCAGAAAATCCGGATGGAGAAGGCTGAGCGGCTGCTGAAGGAGACGGGCGCGACGGTTACGGAAATCGCCATGTCTTTGGGTTACCCAAACTTATATGCCTTCACCAGAGCGTTCTCGGTTTATCATAAAGTCTCTCCCGTCGCATTTCGGGCAGCGGGCAGCGAATAG
- a CDS encoding sensor histidine kinase: protein MKLLNPRRWITPRGMQGKIFIGFALVTLLSIVSVTSIVYVNMRDTIKQNAVTSVSDSIRQADESLNIMLQEIDRLNTVVVTNKNTVIDTILSPNEEISYEWFMEQKRITEFLAGLIDYKPYITRIAVIGTNGKVFFTGSPWLDRSFIETPMIKAILRDGSRHAYFKPAGTDDAITVGREIRYDRQAIGVVMVDLNYAFIKKTYGVKPTEDSMLYVLDENDGFVYQSESSQDSVAPAVETIVKVNRQFAGRGVADRVIDGKSYIVVKQQSAYTGWTTLALIPMDSLLSESTKIRNLMIEVSVIVFILVLIGSLQMSFRTTIHIRKLKSMMFRVREGNLSFPRTEIKSKDEIGDLYRVFIDMVEELKRLMEGIRVSEKNKREAELTALQAQIRPHFLYNSLNTIKYLAKLNGVPNIEEVSGSLIELMRGVLGNSNEFLTLREELDYVSSYVSIEKYKYMEPIRVTTQIEDDSLLECRVLKLMVQPLVENAIIHGIGRLGQEGFVRIRVYAELHDLRIEVTDNGKGMSEEEIAILLGEAGKEKSSSRFSGMGVRNVHERIVRMFGEPYGVKIYSEPGQYTKAEIRFPRFMEQGSSAKEVG, encoded by the coding sequence ATGAAGCTTTTGAACCCTCGCAGGTGGATAACGCCCAGAGGTATGCAAGGGAAAATATTTATCGGGTTCGCTCTTGTTACCCTGCTGTCCATCGTCTCCGTTACAAGCATCGTGTACGTGAATATGCGCGATACGATCAAGCAGAATGCGGTCACCTCAGTATCGGACAGTATCCGTCAGGCGGATGAGTCTCTCAATATCATGCTCCAAGAAATCGACCGGTTGAACACGGTCGTCGTCACCAACAAGAATACGGTAATCGATACGATCCTGAGCCCGAATGAGGAAATCAGCTATGAATGGTTTATGGAGCAAAAGCGGATTACGGAGTTCCTCGCGGGACTTATCGATTATAAGCCTTACATAACAAGGATTGCCGTAATCGGCACGAACGGAAAAGTGTTCTTTACCGGAAGTCCTTGGCTAGACCGCAGCTTTATAGAAACGCCGATGATAAAGGCGATTCTCCGTGACGGGTCGCGCCACGCGTATTTCAAGCCGGCCGGAACGGACGACGCCATTACCGTCGGCCGCGAAATCCGTTACGACCGCCAAGCGATCGGAGTCGTCATGGTGGATTTGAATTATGCTTTCATCAAGAAAACGTACGGCGTAAAGCCGACCGAGGACAGCATGCTGTACGTGCTGGATGAAAACGACGGATTCGTCTACCAATCCGAATCTTCGCAGGATTCCGTCGCTCCCGCGGTGGAGACGATCGTCAAGGTGAACAGGCAATTCGCGGGACGAGGCGTGGCGGACCGAGTCATCGACGGGAAATCCTATATCGTCGTCAAACAACAGTCGGCTTATACCGGCTGGACGACGCTGGCGCTCATCCCCATGGATTCCCTGCTCAGCGAATCCACCAAAATCCGGAATTTGATGATCGAAGTCTCGGTCATCGTCTTTATCCTCGTTCTGATCGGATCGCTGCAGATGTCTTTCCGGACGACGATCCATATCCGGAAGCTGAAATCCATGATGTTTCGTGTGAGGGAAGGTAATTTATCCTTTCCGAGGACGGAGATCAAATCCAAGGACGAAATCGGGGATCTTTACCGCGTTTTTATCGATATGGTCGAGGAATTGAAACGGCTGATGGAAGGGATTCGAGTCAGCGAGAAAAACAAACGCGAGGCGGAATTGACCGCTCTGCAGGCGCAGATCCGCCCGCATTTTCTATACAACTCTCTCAATACCATCAAGTATCTGGCCAAGCTTAACGGAGTGCCCAATATCGAAGAAGTGTCGGGTTCGTTAATCGAACTCATGCGGGGCGTGCTGGGCAACTCCAATGAATTTCTAACCCTGCGGGAGGAATTGGACTACGTTTCCAGCTATGTGTCGATCGAGAAATACAAGTATATGGAGCCGATTCGCGTGACGACGCAAATAGAAGACGACTCCTTGCTGGAGTGCAGGGTGCTCAAACTGATGGTGCAGCCTCTCGTGGAAAACGCCATCATCCATGGTATCGGACGGCTCGGCCAGGAAGGATTCGTGCGGATTCGCGTCTACGCGGAGCTTCACGACCTCCGAATCGAGGTCACGGACAACGGCAAAGGGATGTCCGAGGAAGAAATCGCGATCCTATTGGGCGAGGCGGGCAAGGAGAAGAGTTCTTCCCGCTTCAGCGGCATGGGCGTTCGCAACGTACATGAAAGGATCGTTCGGATGTTCGGTGAGCCGTACGGCGTCAAGATTTACAGCGAACCGGGACAGTACACGAAGGCGGAAATCAGATTTCCGCGATTCATGGAACAGGGAAGCTCCGCGAAAGAGGTGGGTTAA